Proteins encoded together in one uncultured Desulfosarcina sp. window:
- a CDS encoding FAD-dependent protein, which yields MSSQTEKADHFDVIIVGGGPAGLFSAYYLSEHADLNVLLLEWGKGPLKRVCPVADRQFCTQCRPCNILCGIGGAGLFSDGKLNFIHKLGKTDLTQFMPISTAEALIDETEAIFNLFGMDGPVYPTDMDQAKTIRKQAKRFGIDLLLIKQKHLGSDRLPGYIAAMSDHIRSKGVTIHTSERVREVLVENGRVRGVQTNRGEYRCDNLILAPGRIGADWMGQVAQSHGIGLTQRGIEVGVRVEVHNDIMQDLCDVIYDPTFFVQTGKYDDQTRTFCTNQGGFVSLESYSDFVCVNGHAYHDRKSTNTNFAFLSKVVLTEPVTDNQAYGEAIGRLATLIGGGKPILQRFGDLKRGRRSTWNRISKGYIEPTLTNVVCGDIAMALPERILTNIIDGLEQLNAVVPGVSNDETLLYAPEIKFFATQVETSASLETEIKGMYVAGDGPGVAGNIVSAAATGLVPAKAIVAKVSGQAAGEKPMKE from the coding sequence TTGTCATCCCAAACCGAAAAAGCCGATCATTTCGACGTCATTATCGTCGGCGGAGGCCCTGCCGGCCTTTTTTCCGCCTACTATCTCAGCGAACATGCGGACCTGAACGTGCTGCTGCTGGAATGGGGCAAAGGGCCCCTTAAACGGGTCTGCCCGGTTGCCGACCGGCAGTTCTGCACCCAGTGTCGGCCCTGCAATATTTTGTGCGGTATCGGCGGTGCAGGGCTGTTTTCCGACGGCAAGCTTAACTTCATCCACAAGCTGGGCAAAACCGATCTCACCCAGTTCATGCCAATCTCCACGGCCGAGGCCCTCATCGATGAAACCGAGGCCATTTTCAACCTTTTCGGTATGGACGGACCGGTCTACCCGACGGATATGGACCAGGCCAAGACAATTCGAAAACAGGCCAAACGGTTCGGTATCGACCTGCTGCTGATCAAGCAGAAGCATTTGGGCAGCGACCGCCTTCCCGGATACATCGCCGCCATGAGCGACCACATCCGATCCAAGGGCGTGACCATCCATACTTCCGAAAGGGTAAGGGAGGTTCTCGTCGAAAACGGCCGGGTACGCGGCGTGCAAACCAACCGGGGAGAATACCGGTGCGACAACCTCATCCTGGCTCCTGGACGCATCGGCGCCGATTGGATGGGGCAGGTGGCCCAGAGTCACGGTATCGGCCTCACCCAACGGGGGATCGAGGTTGGGGTACGGGTGGAAGTGCACAACGACATCATGCAGGACCTTTGCGATGTCATTTACGACCCCACCTTTTTCGTTCAGACCGGCAAATATGATGATCAGACCCGCACCTTTTGCACCAACCAGGGCGGGTTCGTCTCCCTGGAAAGTTACAGCGATTTCGTTTGTGTCAACGGCCACGCCTACCACGACCGCAAATCCACCAACACCAATTTTGCCTTCCTTTCAAAAGTGGTGCTGACCGAACCGGTCACCGACAATCAGGCCTATGGCGAGGCTATCGGACGGCTGGCCACACTCATCGGCGGCGGCAAACCGATCCTGCAGCGCTTCGGCGACCTGAAGCGGGGGCGCCGCAGCACCTGGAACCGGATCAGCAAGGGATACATCGAGCCGACGCTGACCAACGTGGTCTGCGGGGATATCGCCATGGCCCTGCCCGAACGCATCCTCACCAACATCATCGACGGCCTGGAGCAGCTCAATGCCGTGGTGCCTGGGGTGTCCAACGACGAAACCCTGCTGTACGCACCGGAGATCAAATTCTTTGCCACCCAGGTGGAGACCTCGGCCAGCCTGGAAACGGAAATCAAGGGAATGTATGTGGCCGGGGACGGGCCAGGCGTGGCAGGCAATATCGTTTCGGCGGCGGCTACCGGGCTGGTACCGGCCAAGGCGATTGTGGCGAAGGTCAGTGGGCAGGCGGCCGGGGAAAAGCCTATGAAAGAATAA